A DNA window from uncultured Methanoregula sp. contains the following coding sequences:
- a CDS encoding PAS domain S-box protein, which translates to MAEEIRVLYVDDEPGLLELTKMFLEQSGEFHVETSISAKEALASSKIPVCEAIVSDYQMPGMDGISFLKTVRKEHGNLPFILFTGRGREDVVIDAINNGADFYLQKGGEPIAQFAELAHKLRQSIANRRAQDQLRTAYEQIAASEEELREQYDELVRSEQQIRESEIKYRTLVEVNRDIVYSFDPNGTIEYMSPQTADEIGYRPDEMIGKNFTEFIHSDDVGTLVRSVQTNQNPEARIPSQQFRVRRKDGTYRWFEDKTLYTHDPQARPIFTGTLRDITERKNAEDALFDSRQMLQTVLDTIPQRVFWKDVNLVFQGCNRPLANDVGYGDPAEMIGKTDYDHSSAAIAEHFRNDDRMVMETGKPKINFEEPQIRPDGSTAWLRTSKVPLKSRDGATIGVLGTYEDITDAKRAQIALQESEAKYRDLTDSLPQIVFETDLNLRITYANRHALAVFGLSERDLADGSSVLSFIDPAQHADVRDSMEKLIAGTPFEPKEYTGLKKDGSRFPVLIYSSPVYRNKILAGFRGIVLDISARKKMEDGLRESEERFRSFVENADDVIFSVTPGGIFTYVSPRITECLGYSPGELFGQSFETLVHPDDRDSRREFFHREFLSGRTRSRFECRIRHGNGSWQVHTLTASPVHDARGLLVSVVGSIRDAAGSASGPGSAVRLSG; encoded by the coding sequence ATGGCGGAAGAGATTCGAGTTCTCTATGTCGACGACGAACCCGGTCTCCTTGAACTGACCAAGATGTTCCTGGAGCAGTCCGGGGAGTTCCATGTTGAGACTTCGATCTCGGCAAAAGAGGCTCTTGCCTCCTCCAAAATACCTGTCTGCGAAGCTATTGTATCCGATTACCAGATGCCGGGCATGGACGGGATCTCTTTTTTGAAGACCGTCCGGAAAGAGCACGGCAACCTGCCTTTCATCCTTTTTACCGGTCGGGGCCGCGAGGACGTGGTGATCGATGCGATCAACAACGGGGCCGACTTCTATCTCCAGAAAGGCGGGGAGCCCATAGCCCAGTTCGCCGAGCTTGCTCACAAGCTCCGGCAGTCCATTGCCAACCGGCGGGCACAGGATCAGCTCAGGACCGCATATGAACAGATTGCAGCATCGGAAGAAGAGCTGCGCGAGCAGTACGATGAACTGGTCAGGAGCGAGCAGCAGATCCGGGAGAGTGAGATAAAGTACCGGACGCTTGTCGAGGTCAACCGGGATATCGTGTACTCTTTCGATCCCAACGGTACGATAGAGTATATGAGCCCGCAGACGGCCGACGAGATCGGCTACCGGCCCGACGAGATGATCGGAAAAAATTTTACCGAGTTCATCCACTCTGACGATGTTGGAACCCTTGTCCGGAGCGTCCAGACGAACCAGAACCCCGAAGCCCGGATCCCGTCCCAGCAGTTCCGGGTGCGCCGGAAAGACGGTACCTACCGGTGGTTTGAGGATAAGACCCTCTATACCCACGACCCCCAGGCCCGGCCGATCTTCACCGGGACGCTGAGGGATATTACTGAGCGGAAGAATGCGGAAGATGCGCTGTTCGATTCAAGGCAGATGCTCCAGACCGTCCTCGATACCATTCCCCAGCGGGTCTTCTGGAAGGATGTAAACCTGGTCTTCCAGGGCTGCAACAGACCGCTGGCAAATGACGTGGGATACGGAGATCCCGCGGAGATGATAGGCAAGACCGATTACGATCATTCCTCTGCCGCGATTGCAGAGCACTTCCGAAACGACGACCGCATGGTGATGGAGACGGGCAAGCCGAAGATCAATTTCGAGGAGCCCCAGATACGCCCGGATGGCAGCACTGCATGGCTCCGCACCAGCAAGGTGCCCCTCAAAAGCCGGGACGGGGCGACCATCGGGGTCCTTGGCACCTATGAGGACATCACCGATGCCAAGCGGGCGCAGATTGCGCTCCAGGAGAGCGAGGCAAAGTACCGGGATCTCACGGATTCCCTTCCCCAGATCGTGTTCGAAACGGATCTGAATCTCAGAATCACGTATGCAAACCGGCATGCACTTGCGGTATTCGGTCTGTCCGAGCGCGATCTTGCGGATGGATCTAGTGTCCTCTCCTTCATCGATCCCGCCCAGCACGCAGATGTGCGGGACAGTATGGAGAAACTCATTGCCGGCACTCCGTTTGAGCCAAAGGAATATACCGGCCTGAAAAAAGACGGCAGCCGGTTCCCGGTTCTCATCTATTCGTCCCCGGTGTACCGGAACAAAATCCTTGCCGGGTTCCGGGGGATCGTTCTCGATATCTCTGCACGGAAGAAGATGGAGGACGGGCTCCGCGAGAGCGAGGAGAGGTTCCGCTCGTTTGTGGAGAATGCCGATGACGTCATCTTCTCGGTCACTCCCGGTGGTATTTTCACGTACGTCTCTCCCCGGATCACGGAATGTCTGGGCTATTCTCCCGGTGAACTCTTCGGGCAGTCGTTCGAGACCCTGGTCCATCCCGACGATCGGGACTCCCGGCGGGAATTCTTTCACCGGGAATTCCTTTCGGGAAGAACGCGGAGCCGGTTCGAATGCCGGATACGCCATGGGAACGGCTCATGGCAGGTGCACACCCTGACGGCATCCCCGGTCCACGATGCCCGGGGACTCCTTGTATCGGTTGTCGGCTCCATCCGGGATGCTGCCGGTTCAGCATCCGGTCCCGGGTCTGCTGTCCGGCTGTCCGGATGA
- a CDS encoding RNase J family beta-CASP ribonuclease, with the protein MEIEIIAVGGYDEVGRNMTAVRCGKEIVIFDMGLRLDQLMIHEDAEVDEMHSLDLIKIKAIPDDTVLQKVEGTVKAIVCSHGHLDHIGAIPKLAHRYRAPIISTPYATELIRQQISGEKKFGVGNKLFALSAGQRYTLSPNLVLEFVRTQHSIIDTVTPVLHTPHGAIVYACDFKFDRTPVIGQPPDFARFRQLGKEGVLALIVESTYIHRPGRCPSERIARDLVRDVITSYEDDKNAILVSTFSSHISRVKTIAECAHEIGRKPIFLGRSMEKYAVTAEQMKYVSFPSTSSVFGNRRTVDRMMRRMMKEGKDKFIPIVTGHQGEPGSILTRIAFGDTPYQLNKGDKVLFSANIIPNPMNVGQRYVITQHLKKAGARVFEDLHVSGHAYREDHYEFLQMLQPQHIIPAHADITMTAGYAEFAGDLGYTANQNVHPMRNGERLRLL; encoded by the coding sequence ATGGAGATAGAAATAATCGCCGTTGGCGGGTACGATGAAGTCGGGCGGAACATGACTGCCGTCCGTTGCGGGAAGGAGATTGTCATCTTTGACATGGGACTCCGACTCGACCAGCTGATGATCCACGAGGATGCTGAAGTCGACGAGATGCATTCCCTCGATCTGATCAAGATCAAGGCAATTCCGGACGACACCGTATTGCAGAAAGTCGAAGGCACGGTCAAGGCTATCGTCTGCTCGCACGGGCACCTCGACCATATCGGGGCTATCCCGAAACTCGCCCACCGGTACCGGGCGCCGATCATCTCGACACCCTATGCAACCGAACTGATCCGGCAGCAGATCTCAGGAGAGAAGAAGTTCGGGGTGGGCAACAAGCTCTTTGCCCTCAGTGCAGGTCAGCGGTACACGCTCTCGCCGAATCTTGTTCTCGAATTTGTCCGCACCCAGCACTCGATCATCGACACCGTAACGCCGGTGCTTCATACCCCCCACGGTGCAATCGTCTATGCCTGCGACTTCAAGTTCGACCGGACACCGGTCATCGGCCAGCCGCCGGACTTTGCCCGTTTCCGGCAGCTTGGAAAGGAAGGCGTGCTCGCCCTTATCGTGGAGAGCACGTACATCCACCGCCCGGGCCGGTGCCCCAGCGAGCGGATTGCCCGGGATCTCGTGCGGGACGTTATCACCAGTTACGAGGACGACAAAAATGCAATCCTCGTCTCCACCTTCTCATCCCATATCTCCCGGGTCAAGACCATTGCGGAATGCGCCCATGAGATCGGCAGGAAACCGATCTTCCTCGGGCGGTCCATGGAGAAATATGCCGTTACCGCGGAACAGATGAAATATGTCTCGTTCCCGTCAACATCGAGCGTCTTTGGAAACCGGAGGACCGTGGACCGGATGATGCGCCGGATGATGAAGGAAGGAAAAGACAAGTTCATCCCCATCGTCACCGGCCACCAGGGAGAACCGGGATCGATCCTCACAAGGATAGCATTCGGCGATACACCGTACCAGCTGAACAAAGGCGACAAGGTGCTCTTCTCGGCAAACATCATCCCGAACCCGATGAACGTCGGGCAACGGTACGTCATAACCCAGCACCTCAAGAAAGCCGGTGCCCGGGTATTTGAGGATCTGCACGTGAGCGGCCATGCCTACCGGGAAGATCATTACGAGTTCCTCCAGATGCTCCAGCCCCAGCATATCATCCCCGCCCATGCAGACATAACGATGACCGCTGGATACGCAGAATTTGCAGGCGATCTCGGCTACACGGCAAACCAGAATGTCCACCCTATGAGAAACGGCGAACGGCTCAGGCTTCTCTGA
- the kdpA gene encoding potassium-transporting ATPase subunit KdpA, translated as MTTEPIQAMIKKQIKPAVVLFLLLTVLLGIVYPLVITGVAQVIFPVQSNGNILEHNGKVVGSALVGQPFTSANYFWGRPSATSPVPYNAGASSGSNLGPNNPALTDAVKARVDALHAADPTNSQSIPVDLVTASGSGLDPDISIAAARYQVPRIARERNLNENDLQALVVQHTEPRQFGIFGEPRVNVLSLNLALDDLSAGRISAPQQTAVHENPEPLIFGMRLADWLQLIVFIIIIAILVVPLGAWMVKVFSGQPNFLSPVIDRIEQKFLSLGGINPGEEMDWKQFAISLMVFSILCILFVFFLQIFQPFLPLNPAGLGAVPWDLALNTAVSFATNTNWQAYVPEVTVSYFTQMAGLAVQNFLSAATGMAVLLALILAFSRRSVATIGNFWVLLIRSVMILLPICLVISLVLVSQGVPQTFSGPVTVPLLDPIKDSTGSLVTTQTIPLGPVASQIAIKHLGTNGGGFYNTNSAHPLENPTPFSDFIEMLAILFIPAALCYTFGKMIGSGRKGIALLMAMTIIFLPLAGIAIWSELNGNPAFTPLGIDQTPGFSQPGGNMEGKEVRFGIVPSAWFSVVTTVTSTGAVNSMHDSFMPLAGFVQLFDMQLGEVVYGGVGSGLYGMLVFVILAMFIAGLMVGRTPELYGKKIEQNEMKIATIIILIPIFLILTLTALAVMTDAGRAGVFNPGPHGFSEILYAFTSASQNNGSAFAGLSANSLFYNMATAIAMFIGRYAVAILTLALAGSLVIKKIVPASEGTLRDHRPLFIIWLVFVIIIIGALSFVPALSLGPIAEFMNMAAGGMIHV; from the coding sequence ATGACTACCGAGCCCATCCAGGCAATGATTAAGAAACAGATCAAACCAGCGGTCGTACTCTTTTTATTACTCACGGTCCTCTTGGGGATTGTCTACCCGCTGGTTATAACAGGTGTCGCCCAGGTTATCTTCCCGGTCCAGTCGAATGGGAATATACTCGAACATAACGGGAAGGTTGTTGGTTCGGCACTGGTCGGCCAGCCCTTCACTTCGGCGAACTATTTCTGGGGCCGCCCGTCTGCAACTTCACCGGTGCCGTATAACGCCGGCGCTTCATCGGGATCGAACCTCGGGCCGAACAATCCCGCTCTCACGGACGCCGTGAAAGCCCGGGTGGATGCTCTCCATGCAGCCGATCCAACGAATTCTCAGTCTATCCCGGTAGATCTGGTCACCGCTTCGGGAAGCGGGCTGGACCCGGATATCAGTATTGCTGCTGCCCGGTACCAGGTTCCCCGCATTGCCCGGGAACGGAACCTGAACGAGAATGACCTCCAGGCACTCGTTGTACAACATACCGAACCCCGCCAGTTTGGCATCTTCGGGGAGCCCCGCGTCAATGTCCTCTCGCTGAACCTTGCACTCGATGATCTCAGTGCCGGCCGCATCTCTGCACCGCAACAGACCGCGGTACACGAGAACCCTGAGCCGCTCATTTTTGGCATGAGGCTGGCTGATTGGCTCCAGCTGATCGTTTTCATTATCATTATCGCAATACTGGTTGTCCCCCTTGGTGCATGGATGGTCAAGGTTTTTTCGGGCCAGCCCAACTTCCTGTCTCCCGTCATTGACCGGATCGAACAGAAATTCCTTTCACTGGGCGGGATAAACCCGGGCGAAGAGATGGACTGGAAACAGTTTGCCATTTCCCTCATGGTATTTTCCATTCTCTGCATCCTGTTCGTCTTTTTCCTCCAGATCTTCCAGCCGTTCCTCCCGCTCAATCCTGCCGGCCTTGGAGCCGTGCCCTGGGACCTTGCGCTCAATACCGCAGTCAGTTTTGCCACCAACACCAACTGGCAGGCCTATGTGCCGGAAGTCACCGTCAGTTACTTCACCCAGATGGCCGGGCTCGCTGTCCAGAACTTCCTGTCGGCTGCAACAGGCATGGCCGTGCTGCTTGCACTCATTCTCGCTTTCTCCCGCAGATCGGTCGCGACCATCGGCAACTTCTGGGTTCTCTTGATCCGGAGTGTCATGATCCTGCTCCCCATCTGCCTGGTCATCTCGCTTGTGCTGGTATCGCAGGGAGTTCCCCAGACATTCAGCGGCCCGGTCACGGTTCCCCTGCTCGATCCTATAAAAGACAGCACCGGCTCGCTCGTAACCACGCAGACCATTCCGCTCGGACCCGTTGCCTCCCAGATCGCGATCAAGCACCTGGGCACCAACGGTGGCGGGTTCTACAATACCAATTCCGCCCACCCGCTTGAGAATCCCACACCGTTTTCTGATTTCATTGAAATGCTCGCAATCCTCTTCATCCCTGCAGCACTCTGCTACACGTTCGGGAAAATGATCGGATCCGGGCGCAAAGGCATCGCCCTTCTGATGGCCATGACCATCATCTTCCTGCCGCTTGCAGGAATTGCGATCTGGTCCGAGCTGAACGGAAACCCGGCATTCACTCCGCTGGGCATCGACCAGACCCCCGGCTTTTCCCAGCCGGGCGGGAACATGGAAGGAAAGGAAGTCCGGTTCGGGATCGTCCCTTCGGCTTGGTTCTCGGTCGTCACCACCGTGACATCAACGGGAGCTGTCAACTCGATGCATGACTCGTTCATGCCGCTTGCCGGCTTTGTCCAGCTGTTCGATATGCAGCTTGGCGAAGTTGTGTATGGCGGCGTGGGTTCCGGGCTGTACGGTATGCTCGTTTTTGTCATCCTTGCCATGTTCATTGCCGGCCTGATGGTAGGCCGGACCCCGGAACTCTATGGAAAGAAGATCGAACAGAACGAGATGAAGATCGCAACGATCATCATCCTGATCCCGATCTTCCTCATCCTCACGCTCACGGCTCTTGCCGTAATGACGGATGCCGGCAGGGCCGGTGTCTTCAACCCGGGACCGCACGGTTTCTCCGAGATCCTGTACGCTTTTACGTCAGCATCCCAGAATAACGGCAGCGCCTTTGCAGGACTATCGGCCAACAGCCTGTTCTATAACATGGCAACGGCAATTGCGATGTTCATTGGACGGTATGCGGTGGCTATTCTGACACTCGCGCTTGCCGGGTCGCTCGTTATCAAGAAGATCGTCCCGGCAAGCGAAGGTACCCTGCGGGATCACCGCCCGCTTTTCATCATCTGGCTTGTATTTGTCATCATCATCATAGGGGCGCTGAGTTTTGTGCCGGCCCTCTCGCTTGGCCCCATAGCCGAATTCATGAATATGGCCGCAGGGGGGATGATCCATGTCTGA
- the kdpB gene encoding potassium-transporting ATPase subunit KdpB has protein sequence MSEPIQTRTPTAIPGLYRRAVFDAFIKLDPRAMIRNPVMFTVEIGSAVTTLLWLQALTGQGEAPPAFIGMISAWLWFTVLFANFAEALAEGRGKAQADSLRKMRRDTDAKKLNPDYTLVRGREPDEKYVSVISSSTLHKNDLIFVKAGDTIPVDGEVIDGVASVNESAITGESAPVIRESGGDRSAVTGGTTILSDWLIIRVSANPGEGFLDHMIGLIEGAKRQKTPNEIALNILLLGLTAVFIVVSAALYMFSRYSVETAGIGTTVTITVLVALFVCLAPTTIGGLLSAIGIAGMDRLIQRNVITTSGRAIEAAGDVDVLLLDKTGTITLGNRQAVELIPVDGTEILELAKTAQLASLADETPEGRSIVVLAKEKYGLRGRTVGATESTDEMQFIPFSSQTRMSGVTVGNNQIRKGAADTVFAHINSCGKSEVSEQLRQVVDDIARAGGTPLVVTKNGKALGVIYLKDIVKGGIKERFAQLRKMGIKTVMITGDNRLTAATIAAEAGVDDFLAEATPESKLKLIREYQTGGRMVAMTGDGTNDAPALAQADVAVAMNTGTQPAREAANMIDLDSNPTKLIEIVEIGKQLLMTRGALTTFSIANDIAKYFAIIPIAFASTYPALGALNVLGLHQGILSAVIFNAIIIVLLIPLALRGVGYRAMSAEEALRNNILLYGIGGLIAPFIGIKLIDVLLVLIGV, from the coding sequence ATGTCTGAACCCATACAAACCCGGACCCCCACCGCTATTCCCGGCCTCTACCGGCGGGCGGTTTTCGACGCCTTCATCAAACTCGATCCCCGGGCCATGATCCGGAACCCGGTCATGTTTACCGTCGAGATCGGCAGCGCGGTAACCACGCTTCTCTGGCTGCAGGCGCTTACCGGGCAGGGCGAGGCCCCGCCGGCGTTTATCGGTATGATCTCGGCATGGCTCTGGTTCACCGTCCTCTTTGCCAATTTTGCAGAAGCCCTTGCCGAGGGCCGGGGCAAGGCACAGGCGGACTCGTTACGGAAGATGCGACGTGATACTGACGCAAAAAAACTCAATCCTGATTATACCCTTGTACGGGGCAGGGAGCCCGACGAAAAGTACGTATCGGTCATATCCTCATCAACGCTGCACAAGAACGATCTCATCTTTGTAAAAGCCGGGGACACGATTCCGGTGGATGGGGAAGTGATCGATGGCGTTGCCTCGGTCAATGAGAGCGCCATCACCGGGGAAAGCGCACCGGTCATAAGGGAGTCCGGAGGCGACCGGAGCGCAGTCACAGGGGGAACTACCATCCTCTCAGACTGGCTCATCATCCGGGTCAGCGCGAATCCTGGTGAAGGGTTCCTCGATCACATGATCGGTCTCATCGAAGGGGCGAAACGGCAGAAGACCCCGAACGAGATTGCGCTTAACATCCTCCTGCTTGGCCTGACCGCAGTTTTCATAGTGGTTTCCGCTGCACTCTACATGTTCTCGCGTTACAGTGTAGAGACCGCAGGAATCGGAACAACAGTCACCATCACGGTGCTTGTTGCTCTCTTTGTCTGTCTTGCACCAACAACTATCGGGGGGCTCCTCAGTGCAATTGGCATCGCCGGTATGGACAGGCTGATCCAGCGCAATGTCATCACCACATCGGGCCGTGCCATCGAAGCCGCGGGGGACGTGGATGTCCTGCTGCTGGACAAGACCGGCACGATCACGCTTGGGAACCGGCAGGCAGTCGAGCTGATCCCGGTTGACGGGACGGAGATCCTGGAACTTGCAAAGACGGCACAGCTCGCATCCCTTGCCGATGAGACCCCGGAAGGGCGCAGCATCGTTGTGCTGGCAAAGGAAAAATACGGGCTCCGGGGCAGGACCGTGGGAGCAACCGAATCGACTGATGAAATGCAGTTCATCCCGTTCTCAAGCCAGACCCGGATGAGCGGTGTCACCGTTGGCAATAACCAGATCCGAAAAGGGGCGGCCGACACAGTCTTTGCCCACATCAACAGTTGCGGTAAATCCGAAGTCTCGGAACAACTCAGACAGGTAGTTGACGACATCGCACGGGCGGGCGGCACCCCCCTGGTTGTGACGAAAAACGGGAAAGCTCTCGGCGTCATCTACTTAAAGGATATTGTAAAAGGCGGGATCAAGGAACGCTTTGCCCAGTTGCGGAAGATGGGCATCAAGACCGTCATGATAACCGGGGACAACCGGCTCACCGCCGCAACGATCGCTGCTGAAGCAGGAGTGGATGATTTTCTTGCGGAAGCCACACCTGAGAGCAAACTGAAACTGATCCGGGAGTACCAGACCGGGGGAAGAATGGTGGCCATGACCGGCGACGGTACCAATGATGCCCCGGCGCTCGCCCAGGCCGATGTTGCCGTTGCCATGAACACCGGTACCCAGCCGGCCCGGGAAGCCGCAAACATGATCGATCTCGATTCCAATCCGACAAAACTGATCGAGATTGTCGAGATCGGAAAACAACTGCTCATGACAAGGGGAGCTCTGACCACGTTCTCGATTGCAAACGATATTGCAAAATACTTCGCGATCATCCCGATCGCGTTTGCTTCAACCTATCCGGCACTTGGCGCCCTCAATGTCCTCGGACTTCACCAGGGTATCCTTTCAGCCGTGATCTTCAATGCCATTATCATCGTTCTTCTGATTCCCCTTGCCCTGCGGGGGGTCGGGTACCGTGCCATGTCGGCAGAAGAAGCGCTTCGCAATAACATCCTGCTCTACGGGATCGGAGGACTTATCGCTCCGTTCATCGGAATAAAACTGATTGATGTTCTGCTCGTCCTCATAGGTGTGTAA
- a CDS encoding sensor histidine kinase KdpD, whose product MINPPGCRPDPDTLLAHIQSEERQRTRGKLKIFLGYIAGVGKTYEMLQAAHLRKRDGIDVRIGYVETHGRIETEALVEGLEIIPRKLIDYQNVKIPEMDLDRILTLRPELVLVDELAHTNAPGSRHLKRYQDVEELLDAGINVYTTLNVQHIESLNDVVAQITGVVIRETIPDRVIDEAAEIELVDLAPQELLQRLRDGKVYVPEMAARALEKFFNEGNLYALRELALRRAAERVDTQMLAYMQTRAIPGPWAAGDSLLVCIGPGPLSERLVRTARRQADRMNAPWTALYVETPSHHRLSKKGKEQVSKTLHLAETLGATTATVFGVNVANTAIDYARRHNATRIIIGKTLRPRWQEFVFGSVVDQLIHNSGTIDIYVISSQENMPPSSVEMEPLLPATPPKDYVASLVLVAIITAVGWLIHSFISPVNLAMLFMLGVVAVAWRRGLRPAIFTAVIGVLAFDFFFIPPYLTFRVNDTEYLITFAGMIIVGSLVSILVARAREHAESAQIREQETGTLYALSQDLARAVDNNSIITAVARHIREIFQWDCVFLLPADNRLVVYPVSPNLTLNADDIAVATWAFQHGAIAGYDTDTLHGSPIRYIPLRSSEGVLGIMGVKPTEPDGIITHEQERILTAFASQMAQALERVKLTKSPR is encoded by the coding sequence ATGATCAATCCTCCCGGATGTCGCCCGGATCCCGATACGCTGCTTGCGCATATCCAGAGTGAAGAGCGGCAGAGAACGCGGGGCAAGCTCAAGATTTTTTTAGGGTATATTGCCGGTGTGGGAAAGACGTACGAGATGCTCCAGGCAGCCCACCTGCGAAAACGCGATGGGATCGATGTCCGGATCGGGTATGTCGAAACCCACGGGAGGATCGAGACCGAAGCCCTGGTTGAGGGGCTCGAGATTATTCCCCGGAAACTAATCGATTACCAGAACGTGAAGATTCCAGAGATGGATCTCGACAGGATCCTCACCCTTCGCCCGGAACTGGTCCTTGTCGATGAACTTGCTCACACCAATGCACCGGGTTCGCGCCACCTGAAACGTTATCAGGATGTCGAGGAACTGCTCGATGCGGGCATCAATGTCTATACAACGCTGAATGTCCAGCATATCGAGAGCCTCAACGATGTCGTTGCCCAGATCACCGGCGTCGTTATCCGGGAGACCATTCCGGACCGGGTGATCGATGAAGCTGCCGAGATCGAACTGGTAGACCTGGCCCCGCAGGAGCTTCTCCAGCGGCTTCGGGATGGCAAAGTGTACGTTCCCGAGATGGCTGCCCGGGCTCTTGAGAAGTTCTTCAATGAGGGCAACCTGTATGCATTGCGCGAACTCGCCCTCCGCCGGGCAGCTGAACGGGTCGACACCCAGATGCTTGCCTATATGCAGACCCGGGCCATTCCGGGGCCCTGGGCAGCGGGGGATAGTCTGCTTGTCTGCATCGGGCCGGGACCGTTGTCCGAACGGTTGGTCCGCACTGCCCGCAGGCAGGCAGATCGGATGAACGCCCCATGGACTGCGCTGTACGTTGAGACCCCATCCCATCACCGCTTATCGAAGAAGGGAAAAGAGCAGGTATCAAAAACGCTCCATCTTGCAGAGACCCTGGGTGCCACAACTGCCACAGTCTTCGGGGTTAATGTGGCAAACACTGCGATCGATTATGCCCGCAGGCACAATGCAACCCGGATCATCATAGGAAAGACGCTCCGGCCTCGCTGGCAGGAATTCGTATTTGGTTCTGTGGTGGACCAGCTCATCCACAACAGCGGCACCATCGACATCTATGTCATCAGCAGCCAGGAAAATATGCCACCATCATCCGTCGAGATGGAACCCCTGCTTCCGGCAACTCCGCCGAAGGATTATGTTGCAAGCCTGGTTCTCGTTGCTATCATCACGGCCGTCGGCTGGCTGATCCATTCATTCATCTCCCCGGTAAATCTCGCCATGCTGTTCATGCTTGGGGTCGTTGCCGTAGCATGGAGAAGGGGACTGCGCCCGGCAATATTTACCGCAGTCATCGGGGTTTTAGCATTCGATTTCTTCTTTATTCCACCATACTTGACGTTCAGGGTCAACGATACAGAGTATCTCATCACGTTTGCCGGTATGATTATTGTCGGTTCGCTGGTCAGTATCCTGGTGGCACGGGCACGCGAACATGCCGAATCGGCACAGATCCGTGAGCAGGAGACCGGGACCCTGTACGCATTGTCCCAGGATCTTGCACGGGCGGTTGATAATAACTCGATTATCACCGCGGTCGCCAGACACATCCGGGAGATCTTCCAATGGGATTGTGTCTTTCTCCTTCCGGCGGATAACCGGCTCGTTGTATATCCGGTAAGTCCGAATCTGACGCTCAATGCTGATGATATCGCAGTTGCCACATGGGCATTCCAGCACGGTGCTATCGCCGGTTACGATACGGATACCCTCCATGGTTCGCCTATCCGGTATATTCCCCTCCGCAGTTCAGAGGGGGTGCTGGGAATCATGGGCGTGAAACCCACCGAACCGGACGGGATAATCACTCATGAGCAGGAACGCATTCTCACGGCGTTTGCCAGCCAGATGGCGCAGGCACTTGAACGGGTGAAACTGACAAAGAGCCCGCGATGA